The following proteins come from a genomic window of Candidatus Methanoperedens sp.:
- a CDS encoding DegT/DnrJ/EryC1/StrS family aminotransferase: protein MIPIAKPIIGEEEISAVVEVMRSGVIAEGQKVKDFESNFADYVGTSHAVAVNSGTAALHTALLAHGIGNGDEVITPPFTFAATSNSVLFTGAKPVFADIKEDTFNIDPERITEKITPRTKAIIPVHLYGQSADMKSIMEIAQDNDLVIIEDACQAHGATFEGKKAGSFGTGTFSFYPTKNMTTGEGGIITTNDKTIAEKAKMIRSHGSRQRYYHEMLGYNLRMTDIAAAIGLVQLKKVDGFNDSRIRNAQYLSKSLDNTKGISLPCVDRRCKHIFHQFTVRINNAFNRDEIVSLLNERGIGTGIYYPLPIHKQPLYKDLGYSDSLPVSEKASEEVISLPVHPSVTRADMDAISETLREILSY from the coding sequence ATGATCCCCATAGCAAAACCCATAATCGGTGAAGAAGAAATAAGCGCAGTTGTTGAGGTAATGAGATCAGGTGTAATTGCAGAAGGCCAGAAAGTTAAGGATTTTGAATCAAATTTTGCTGATTATGTCGGAACTTCCCATGCCGTTGCAGTGAATTCCGGGACTGCTGCACTGCACACTGCACTGCTGGCTCATGGAATCGGGAATGGGGACGAAGTCATAACTCCCCCTTTTACCTTCGCAGCTACATCAAATTCAGTTTTATTTACAGGCGCAAAACCCGTTTTTGCAGATATAAAAGAAGACACTTTTAACATTGACCCTGAGAGGATCACAGAGAAAATAACCCCCAGAACAAAAGCCATTATTCCCGTTCATCTGTATGGGCAGTCAGCAGATATGAAAAGCATAATGGAAATTGCACAGGATAATGATCTCGTAATTATAGAGGATGCCTGCCAGGCACATGGCGCAACCTTTGAAGGGAAAAAAGCAGGTTCATTCGGAACAGGCACTTTTAGCTTTTACCCCACAAAGAATATGACCACAGGTGAAGGCGGGATAATTACAACGAACGATAAAACCATAGCAGAAAAAGCGAAAATGATACGGTCACACGGTTCAAGACAGCGATATTACCACGAAATGTTAGGATATAATCTTCGCATGACAGATATTGCAGCAGCTATTGGTTTAGTCCAGTTAAAGAAAGTTGACGGGTTCAATGATTCAAGGATAAGGAACGCACAATATTTATCAAAATCATTGGATAATACTAAAGGAATAAGCCTTCCCTGTGTTGATAGGCGCTGCAAACATATATTCCACCAGTTTACCGTAAGAATAAATAATGCTTTTAACAGGGATGAAATCGTATCGTTGTTGAATGAAAGAGGGATCGGAACAGGAATATATTACCCATTGCCCATTCATAAACAACCGCTTTATAAAGACCTGGGATACAGCGATTCTCTTCCTGTCTCGGAAAAAGCTTCCGAAGAAGTCATTTCTTTGCCTGTTCATCCATCCGTCACCAGGGCTGACATGGATGCGATTTCAGAAACGTTACGAGAAATATTAAGTTATTGA
- a CDS encoding N-acetyltransferase: MIRSGSVKIYGESSIGKNAIIGDGVIIGHPTANLLKIAASSGPDLDTNIKNMPFKGAHIGDNAVIRSNSTIYSDVEIGNNFRTGHNVMVREETRIGNDVLIGTNTILDGRTIIGNNVSIQGNVYIPLNVVIEDHVFIGPCAVLSNDKYPIRTESGLKGPILREGASLGANSTILPGIEVGTGAMVAAGALVTKDVPPWKLAIGFPARFKELPEELKILNNI, translated from the coding sequence ATGATAAGATCGGGAAGTGTTAAAATATACGGGGAAAGCTCTATCGGAAAGAACGCGATAATTGGCGATGGGGTCATTATTGGACATCCCACAGCCAATCTCCTGAAAATTGCCGCATCTTCAGGGCCTGATTTAGATACCAATATTAAAAACATGCCCTTCAAAGGCGCCCATATCGGGGATAATGCTGTAATAAGGTCAAATTCGACTATATATTCTGATGTTGAGATCGGGAATAACTTCCGGACAGGACACAATGTCATGGTACGCGAAGAGACGAGAATCGGTAACGATGTGCTTATTGGTACAAATACAATTCTTGACGGGCGGACTATTATTGGAAATAATGTCAGTATCCAGGGAAATGTGTACATCCCCCTGAATGTTGTTATTGAAGACCATGTTTTCATTGGACCCTGCGCTGTGCTTTCAAATGATAAATACCCGATAAGGACTGAATCCGGCCTGAAAGGGCCGATACTTCGAGAAGGCGCTTCCCTTGGAGCAAATTCCACCATTTTACCGGGAATTGAAGTAGGCACAGGTGCAATGGTCGCAGCAGGCGCACTTGTCACAAAGGATGTGCCTCCATGGAAACTGGCGATAGGTTTTCCAGCCAGGTTTAAAGAACTACCAGAAGAATTAAAAATCTTAAATAATATTTAG